The Mercenaria mercenaria strain notata chromosome 6, MADL_Memer_1, whole genome shotgun sequence genome contains the following window.
gtcatgatttgaacaaattttgtagaggtccactaggcaatgctacatgtcaaatatctaagctctaggcctgctggtttatttttagaaaatttttgaagattttcctatgtaaaatcaagtgacccctggggcgggggtcaattttgatccaggggtcacgatttgaacaattttagcagaggtccactaggcaatgctacatgtcaaatatctaagctctagggcttctggtttttgagaagaagatttttaagattttcctatgtaaaatcaagtgacccctgggcggggtcaattttgaacccggggtcatgatttaaacaaacttggtagagatccactaggcaatgcttcaaaccaaatatctaagctctagggcttctgtttttgagaagaagattttttaagtttttcctttcggttgccatggcaacaagagttctgcatggaattcaattctttgaataatttttgtagagcttcacccaaggaacattcctgtgaagtttggatgaaattggcctagcggtttatgaggagatgttgtttaaagtaaaagtttacggacggacaactgACGACAGACGATTGACgatggacgacagacgccggacagtgagtgatcagaatagctcaccctgagcctttggctctggtgagctaaaaaaaaaaacagacaaaattaaaTAGCCATATGATATTGGTATGGCAAATGTCCCTGATAACCTGTTATCATTATTTCACATACAACATTAATATTAAGATTCATAATTCCATAAACTGTAGAACAGACAAAAACTTATAGCTTTAACAGTATGATAAATGTTCCTGATATTCCACTATCACTATTTAACATACAACAATCCCAGTATACACTTGACGACAGTCTCATACTGACGATGGATCTtagttggattttggtcgcgacacTGGCAACCTAAATCCAACTTCTTACCAATGTCATATCCAACTGAGATGGCTAATAGACATCAGACATAGATGTCTAAGAGATGTTGGATAAGAAGTCAGTTGATGCTGTTTTTTGTTATAGAACTAACATATATAATTTAGTAAAACTAGTATAGTTTAAGGATATTTACTCGTTTTTATAATGGCCTGAACAGAGGCAtgcatataaatgaaatttcatccgaaagtcaaatttaaaattattattaactaTGTTACCAAAATGTGTAAGATTGTCTATTTCcagaatatgattttttatttatttatttgggttttacggcacaccaacacagtataagttatatggcgccaaacaggactacaagttttgttttcacatcccatttacatcgaaataaaaacatgaggtatggaatcaaaatttgcatacctgctggaatcacagacttacagcaaaaccaagtgttaagaccctattagtcgccttttatgatcatgcaagggtaaggcagaggttccaattcttttcatacacagattgtcccagaaccataTGGGGCATATGATtttttatatcagtttaaaactgttcaggaacaagagctgtcactaatggtgacaaatgcccccgcagcaccttgacctttgacctggtgaccctaacgtcagtaggggtggtgtactcagtaagtactatcagcatgtgaagtttgaaggtcctgggtgaagtggttcgaatgtaaagtgccttcatgcaaaaagttaacgttggcccctgtgaccttgacctttgacctcgtgaccccaacgtcagtagggttggtgtactcataaagtactataagcatgtaaagtttgaaggtcctgggtgaagtggtttgcgagtaaagtgccttcatgcaaaaagttaatgttggcccctgtgaccttgacctttgatcttgtgaccccaaagtcagtaggagtggtgtactcaataagtactatcagcacgtgaagtttgaaggtcctgggtgcagtggttcgcgagtaaagtgccttcatgcaaaaagttaatgttggcacctgtgaccttgacctttgacctggtaaccccaaagtcagtaggggtggtgtactccataagtactatcagcatgtgaagtttgaaggtcctgggtgcagtggttcgtgagtaaagtgccttcatgcaaaaagttaacgttggcccctgtgaccttgacctttgacctggtgaccccaaagtcagtaggggtggtgtactaaataagtactatcagcacgtgaagtttgaaggtcctgggtgcagtggttcgctagtaaagtgccttcatgcaaaaagttaacgttggcccctgtgaccttgacctttgacctggtgaccccaaagtcagtaggtgtgGTGTACtctataagtactatcagcatgtaaagtatgaaggtcctgggtgcagtggtttgcgagtaaagtgccttcatgcaaaaagttaacgttgtgacgaacaaactaactaactaactaacgaacgaacgaacggacagacagttgaaaactaatatgcctcccttcgggggcataaaaagtaaatttgaaacatgtataaattattctcaGAGTCACCTATATAAGGGTCTTCTTCTACACATGCTGTCTATTAGTCACGCATTCCTGAGATAAACCTGCATGGCTTTACAGTCTTCCAGTAGTTTGATGTATGTTGGAGGTTAGATAGagctatataatttataaatactttatacaAAGGGTTTCACAATGTGAGTAAAACATTCTAAAAATTATACATACCGTACTTTAatagttatatttataaatgctTAATTATTTTTTCACAGATTGATGCATTATGTTAGTAACTGTAAAAATGCATTTGCATAATTTATACAAAGCTTCTTTTTATGAAGTTccagattttaaaatgttatatgtttGTTGTACATGCAGTAATTATGCTTTTAAGTAGCACTAGCTTATAACGGGATCCAACATCTAAAcagtttgcaaatccaaccaaaatccaacatTAGTCTGACGTCTATACAACATCTAGCTGACGTGAAATGTTTACAGAGATAATAAAATTCATAAttcaaatacaataaaaagaacaACAGTATGTAGCCATATTGATATGACAAATATCCCTGATATTCTACTATCACTAATGTTAAGTTAACATATAACAATAATACAATGATTCAAAATCCCAATGCTGTAAAAATCACAAGAGAAAATAGCTGTATTGTAACAAATGTCCCTGATATTCCACAGCCACTATTTAACAGGCAAAAGTAATACAATTCAAAATCTCAATACTGTAGAAATGACAAAAATTAGTAGCCATACTGGTAAGGCAAATATTCATGATATTCCTCTGTTACATCCATAATCATCCCTTTCTCTGTTACTCTTACAACATGAGGTCTGTCTCCAAGCTTTCCATTCTTTAGTTTTCTTAACAACTTTTTTCTAGCAATAAAATCATCCTCAATTCTTGTACACAAATCATTGTTTTTCCTGTTACCTTTTCGCTTTCGACctttcatatttctgtatttaTGATTAGTAAGTCCCTTCTTGCTTTTTGCAGCCAGTTTTATTTCAGACTTGTCTGCTTTTACCTCTGACTTTAACAAATTCTCATCATCAATTTTAGCAGAATTTACTTTTTTGATAAACCTCTTACTTTTCCTCCCTCTATGTCCTCTAGCATTTCTCTGTCTTTGCGGTTTGTTTTTGCCAATGCAGTAATTTTTCGTTTCAAACTCTCGAACTAAACAAGTGTCCCAATATGGTACATCCTCATACATAACATCACTTACCGGTGACAAATTTAGTGAGCTGTCCACTTCTAACAAGTCTTCATGCATCTGTAAATCTACATCTTGCTTGGAATATTCAGACATTACAGAGTTACTTGCTTCAAAATACTCTTGAACATCACCATCATTACCTTCAGAGTATACTCTACTATCATAGCAAATTGGTCTATAGTCATTTTCATTTACAGTTTGGTAACAGTCTGTGTGACTATCAGACTCAAACAATCCCCTTTCAGTCCAATACCCTACATTTCCTACTTGAGTTTTTACTTCAGTGTCTACTGAAACATCATAATTCATCATTTGCTCTGCATTATTATTATTCACATCCATGTCATTGTCATCAATTACATAAACTTCGATCAAACAGTTATTGTTTTCATCCGAATGTTCcaaatgtttttcattaaattctggaACAACTTCTTTATCCTGATTTTCAAAAGGTCTGCTCGCTACATCATCGGATATGTTGTCATTGCTTAAACATTGGTTGACTGTCCAACTTATTAGGTCTTTAATATCTTTGAAATTCTCTGTGACATCGTTTACACTATGTGCTGAACAAGTCTGACTCCAGCaaaattcatttacatttgttttagcAACATCACTCACCTCTTCAAAAGCTCTTTCATTCATGTTTGTATATGCCAAGTTTGGCTCTAATTCAGAAATGTGCTCTCCGTTCTTTGTAGAATTTACAAATGTTTCATCACCCTGTTTTTGATTTAAGTGTGTTTTACATCTACTGTCATTCATCTTAAACACATTTTCATCAGCTTCTTTGAAACTTTCATTCAAATCAACTCCTCCATTAgtaatgttttcaaacaatgggTTCTTATTCATCAGCTGTTTAAAAGACCGataattttcaacttgttttgaaatttttacttGCTCAGCAGGTTTCACCATATTTTGTTCCAAGTGTATAACATTTTCTGGCTTATGAACTTGGTTTTCAGCACGATACTCAATACCTAAAGAATAATCCCCAATATTTCCATCTTCTTTGTGAACCCCCATTTCAGAAAAATGTACATCATTGCTCTTTGGAAAATGTGAATTTTCACTAACTTCATCTTTACTAGAATCATCAAAACTTTGCTTCTCATTTTCAATGTCTTTTCTATTTGTACACCCACTTTTGTATGGGAATAGTTTAATATCAACATCTATATCAAATGCCTCTAAGTTGTCTAGATTATTATTGTTACCTGCATTTTCTTTGTCATTAGAGAACACTGAATCTTCATCTTCAAAGAATTCCACTATCAAAACATCTTTACTGGAGCTTTTAGCAAATCTATTTGATGATTTGATATCATTCGTATCACTGACAATGTTTTGTTCTATTTCATCTGTTATGATGTCAATATCATGGTTATGTTTACATTTGACCATTTGTTTAGGCAGTATCTTGTTTTGTGCATCATTTATCTGTTCATTCAAGCACAATTTGGTTTCATTTTCCACATATGGCTTCTCTCCATCTCCTTCATATGCAACTTTTAACTTTAACATATCCTTATTaagattaatattttcattacCAAATTCTCCTTCGTGCTTTGCATTGTTACTTTCATCATTACAGCTTTCAATGTCATATGTTTTTCCAGCACTTTTATCAACACTGCTTTGTTCTAAATTAGCAGAAACCTTTGCAAAGTTGCCACTACTGctatcattttcatgtaaagaTAACATTACATCAGAGTTATGTTtcagttttttaaagtttttgttacCACTTTCTTGTTTTACTATTTGAGCACCAGTATCAGATGTAATCTCACTgcttttctgttttgtatcaatATTACACCTTTTAACAGACTTTTCATTCTTATAAACACATTGCTGTCCTTTTGATGCAAACATTTTCTGTTCTTCAGGAACACTGGAACTGTTTGTTTCTTTCAATGTACAAACTGTTTGCTTCATAGATTCCGAATGTGTCCTGTCTATGGCTGACATGTTATCTACCTTCCTAAACTGGTCTTCAGATGCTGTCCATTCTCCTGTTTCAGAATCCTTTCtgacaacaattttaagttttgCATTATCTGGTTCAAAATTCTGATCCTCATCATACTTCTCAAAGTTTTTACTTTCAACAGAGCTTTTTCCAACAACGaggttttctttttccttttcacTTCTTTGTTCCTGCAACTTTCTATCTGTACGTACATATGGGCCTTTCCTCCaaacaattttaactttttctgtATTTGAATTATTGCATTGTTTCTCATTATATGCTCTTACATCTGGACTCCCTGCATAGACTTCTCTTTCAACTGTTTGAAGCTTTCTCCCATCTGATTCACAGCTTTTATCCTCTTTAAGATACTTTATATCTTTTTCGTTATATGGGGTTTTTCTTAAAACAACTTTCAGTCTTTTCTTGTCTGGTTCACTACTATGATCCCCTTTCAACTCTTGTTCATCTCTGTTTCTAGCAGTGCTCTTTGTGTTTGTAACAGAGCTCTTTCTTCGCTTAGATCTTCTCATTCTCTCTGGTTTGTAATTAGATGCTTTCTTTAATCTCAATACCTGTAATGAAATTACTTTTTCAAAGAATTATTTCATACTTAAAAGAATGAATATAACTTCCCAAAAGTTGGTATGTCATTCCAGCTTAAATAAGGTTTCATTTACCTCTAGTATTTAAGGCCTAAATTGAAAATAAGTGTGTGTGTTACTTGTGTTCTTGCTGCATGTATGACCATTGGCCTAACCAATACTGTATACTAGTATGTATTTATATTGGTGGTGCCAaaatttggcatttttttaaGTGTTTTGAATTGGTGCTGTCATAAATTGGCAGAAACGTCACAGACTGCCATAATCAAACATCTATACCGAGGGTAATTATCAATGTGGTGTTCAGTCTGCACAAACAATAAACTGCTTTCGATGTTGAGAGATGTTTTGTCAATAGAAGATTACGGTAAGTAGCAGTTATGGCACGCCGATTGTTCAATAATtacagtcgaaaaactaggattaaagATCAATAAACTAGATTTTTctaacgtaaaaccaggtttttcaaatactaacctatattttcgagcaaaaacataagataacaggcgtaaaccatagtttacgcttgTAAACCAAGGTTtatgttcgataaactaggtttctcgattgaactatgcaTTTCGGTTGTTaatctaagttcacgagcgtgaacctatgtttacgggcatAAACCTCAGTTCACTAGcataaaccatagtttatgaacaTGAACCGATGTTAACAACGGTGAACTTTGGTTTATGACcatgaacatgggtttacgaccgtatatataaaagttaaagctcgtgaacataggataacgaccgaaaattATAGTTCTGTTCGAGAAACTAGTTTATCGAAcataaacctaggttcacgtttgtaaactatgtttcacgctcgtaaaccaaaGTTCACAGTCGTAAACATAGTTTCACGCTCGTAAACTATGACTCACAgcaagccaattatccaataattacgttcttggttgaaaaactaggattatcgaatactaacctatattttcaagcaaaaacataggataacggacgtaaaccatagtttacgctcttgaacccatATTTACTTCCGATAAACTTGGTTTCTCGATTGAgcaagaacctatgtttacgggtgtgaacctgggttcacgagcataaaccatagtttacgaacatgaacctatgtttacgactgaaaatcatagttttgttcgagaaacctagtttatcggacataaacctaggttcacgttggtatacccaagttcatggtcataaacataggttcatgtccaTTAACATAGGTTTGTgtctgtaaactatggttcacgctcataaacatagtttacgaacgtgaacctatgtttatgaagGTGAATTTGGGTTTGCAAGCCTGAACCTACGTTTCCGAGGGTGAACTATAGTTTatggcgttatcctatgttttagctcgaaaatataggttagtattggAAAAACCTTGTTTGTTGTGGAGATTTTAGCTGATGGAAACTTACATTCTTATACTTATTCTCAGCCCggctgtcaaaattccagaagtttccatggaatgtcttTGAATTTCCATGGAAGTCTGGAATATTCGGACAAACTTTCCAGAGCTTGATATGGAATACTGCggaaaaatgtccagggatttccgaagaactttccatggacaattttACAGAGTGATTCCACTGCCGTCCGTGAACAATTTTCTGGAGTTATTCCACAGTCGTCCAGGAAGTTCTGTTGACAGTATTATacaatagcaataaatgtgatttacagacttttttgcagtacatgtacagtgagcaataacacttcagtacaagcaaatatgattttattgcatgtaatcacttttgcagtttcaaacactatatgatataattatatgaacaaggaaaatgaatctttgccagttaaaagtgaatgattagaatattttttaagcatatacatagtTTGGAACAAAAATTAGTTACACTTAAATAATAATGAAAGcattcaaagaaagtacctaaagataactgttttcatatatgcatattatttataaaatctttgtgaagcctttgtttatactttagcattcattgttttatgctatataatgactgatatacatgcatgtgttcattagcataattacaaatgtatgtattgtttcattggtcaattatgtaaacaaacataCTTGAGCAATTTCTACAATCCTCAATATTAGCTTTGAACAGAATTACTTCATATAATAAAGTCTcactaatttttacacaacttgttaacatcagacacattttgaaaattcctctgtaagatcagttgatctaattggctgagcttgatcacatggtattcccagtctgatgctaattgttttctgatgtgtttaaaatcccttagaaaatgacagagttattttccagagttaaatgaccagaattttttcaaagtgctacatTTCCGTAGTGTCTGtgaatattccatgaacattttgatagatgtccagagtaatttccagagatgtccgtggaaaacatttgcaatcactctggacatgttatataacaggtgatTTTTCCAGACCattccatggaaagtacctactttccatggaagttttgcatttgtccgcaatttttccacagttactctggaatatgtacagccgggCTGACCAgctcttgatgaaataaatgcctttttttttaacattgaagggaaattttatcaaaacagagAAATACATTCTTTTTCAGAAGGGGAATGTTGCCATATATAGTAtcatcaaacaagagctgtccgtaagacagcgagctccactattcggggatttgacagtaaaatgaatatatgtctcaataagagacctctactttaaaaggaagatataccaaggggcataattctgtcaaaaacacaaagaagagttattgggattgttacaacacatgcagatgatgatggtaaagatatattttgagtttcaagtcattatcttatatagcaccaaagttatgtccagaaaacgaagtttgttaaaaaaatttaagtataaaaagggcttaatttggtcaaaaatacaaatcagagttatggcggttgttaccacacatgcagatggtgatgataaagatacattttaagtttcaagtctttatcttatactgcattaaagtaatatccagaaagcgaag
Protein-coding sequences here:
- the LOC123548786 gene encoding uncharacterized protein MAL13P1.304-like, producing MRRSKRRKSSVTNTKSTARNRDEQELKGDHSSEPDKKRLKVVLRKTPYNEKDIKYLKEDKSCESDGRKLQTVEREVYAGSPDVRAYNEKQCNNSNTEKVKIVWRKGPYVRTDRKLQEQRSEKEKENLVVGKSSVESKNFEKYDEDQNFEPDNAKLKIVVRKDSETGEWTASEDQFRKVDNMSAIDRTHSESMKQTVCTLKETNSSSVPEEQKMFASKGQQCVYKNEKSVKRCNIDTKQKSSEITSDTGAQIVKQESGNKNFKKLKHNSDVMLSLHENDSSSGNFAKVSANLEQSSVDKSAGKTYDIESCNDESNNAKHEGEFGNENINLNKDMLKLKVAYEGDGEKPYVENETKLCLNEQINDAQNKILPKQMVKCKHNHDIDIITDEIEQNIVSDTNDIKSSNRFAKSSSKDVLIVEFFEDEDSVFSNDKENAGNNNNLDNLEAFDIDVDIKLFPYKSGCTNRKDIENEKQSFDDSSKDEVSENSHFPKSNDVHFSEMGVHKEDGNIGDYSLGIEYRAENQVHKPENVIHLEQNMVKPAEQVKISKQVENYRSFKQLMNKNPLFENITNGGVDLNESFKEADENVFKMNDSRCKTHLNQKQGDETFVNSTKNGEHISELEPNLAYTNMNERAFEEVSDVAKTNVNEFCWSQTCSAHSVNDVTENFKDIKDLISWTVNQCLSNDNISDDVASRPFENQDKEVVPEFNEKHLEHSDENNNCLIEVYVIDDNDMDVNNNNAEQMMNYDVSVDTEVKTQVGNVGYWTERGLFESDSHTDCYQTVNENDYRPICYDSRVYSEGNDGDVQEYFEASNSVMSEYSKQDVDLQMHEDLLEVDSSLNLSPVSDVMYEDVPYWDTCLVREFETKNYCIGKNKPQRQRNARGHRGRKSKRFIKKVNSAKIDDENLLKSEVKADKSEIKLAAKSKKGLTNHKYRNMKGRKRKGNRKNNDLCTRIEDDFIARKKLLRKLKNGKLGDRPHVVRVTEKGMIMDVTEEYHEYLPYQYGY